A stretch of Manis javanica isolate MJ-LG chromosome 1, MJ_LKY, whole genome shotgun sequence DNA encodes these proteins:
- the KIAA1191 gene encoding putative monooxygenase p33MONOX isoform X1: protein MASRPPEVPALEPSGPLGKMSLPIGMYRRAFSYDDALEDPTPMTPPPSDMGSIPWKPVIPERKYQHLAKVEEGEASDSSLAMTLSSAIDSSDKAPVVKAKATRVIMNSLITKQTQESIHRFEQQAGLSDAGYTPHKGLTTEETKYLRVAEALHKLKLQSGEVAREEQQPASAQSTPSSTPRSSPKQKSRGWFTSGSSTALPGPNPSTMDSGSGDKDKNSADKWSLFGPRPLQKSDSGGFATQTYKGAQKPSPMELMRVQATRMAEDPATFKPPKMDIPAIEGKKQPPRTHNLKPRDLNVLTPTGF from the exons CTCTTGAGCCTAGTGGGCCTCTAGGCAAGATGTCCCTGCCCATCGGGATGTACCGTCGGGCATTCAGCTATGATGATGCCCTCGAGGACCCTACGCCCATGACTCCTCCTCCATCGGACATGGGCAGCATCCCTTGGAAGCCAGTGATTCCAGAGCGCAAGTATCAGCACCTCGCTAAG gtggaggaaggagaggccagTGACTCCTCCCTTGCCATGACCCTGTCATCGGCCATTGACAGTTCGGACAAGGCCCCTGTGGTGAAGGCTAAAGCCACCCGTGTCATCATGAATTCTCTGATTACAA AACAGACGCAGGAGAGCATTCATCGTTTTGAGCAGCAGGCAGGGCTGAGTGATGCTGGCTACACACCCCACAAGGGCCTCACCACTGAGGAGACCAAGTACCTTCGAGTGGCAGAAGCACTCCAC AAACTAAAGCTACAAAGTGGAGAGGTAGCCAGAGAAGAGCAGCAGCCGGCCTCAGCCCAGTCCACCCCGAGCAGTACACCTCGCTCTTCTCCGAAGCAGAAGTCCAG AGGCTGGTTCACTTCTGGTTCTTCCACAGCCTTACCTGGTCCAAATCCCAGCACCATGGATTCTGGAAGTGGGGATAAGGACAAAAACTCAGCAGATAAGTGGAGCCTTTTTGGACCAAGACCCCTCCAGAAGTCTGATTCAG GGGGTTTTGCCACCCAGACTTACAAAGGAGCCCAGAAGCCTTCTCCAATGGAATTGATGCGTGTCCAGGCCACCCGAATGGCTGAAGATCCAGCAACCTTTAAGCCACCCAAGATGGACATCCCAGCCATAGAAGGGAAGAAACAACCTCCTCGGACCCATAATCTCAAACCTCGTGATCTGAATGTGCTCACACCCACCGGCTTCTAA
- the KIAA1191 gene encoding putative monooxygenase p33MONOX isoform X2, giving the protein MSLPIGMYRRAFSYDDALEDPTPMTPPPSDMGSIPWKPVIPERKYQHLAKVEEGEASDSSLAMTLSSAIDSSDKAPVVKAKATRVIMNSLITKQTQESIHRFEQQAGLSDAGYTPHKGLTTEETKYLRVAEALHKLKLQSGEVAREEQQPASAQSTPSSTPRSSPKQKSRGWFTSGSSTALPGPNPSTMDSGSGDKDKNSADKWSLFGPRPLQKSDSGGFATQTYKGAQKPSPMELMRVQATRMAEDPATFKPPKMDIPAIEGKKQPPRTHNLKPRDLNVLTPTGF; this is encoded by the exons ATGTCCCTGCCCATCGGGATGTACCGTCGGGCATTCAGCTATGATGATGCCCTCGAGGACCCTACGCCCATGACTCCTCCTCCATCGGACATGGGCAGCATCCCTTGGAAGCCAGTGATTCCAGAGCGCAAGTATCAGCACCTCGCTAAG gtggaggaaggagaggccagTGACTCCTCCCTTGCCATGACCCTGTCATCGGCCATTGACAGTTCGGACAAGGCCCCTGTGGTGAAGGCTAAAGCCACCCGTGTCATCATGAATTCTCTGATTACAA AACAGACGCAGGAGAGCATTCATCGTTTTGAGCAGCAGGCAGGGCTGAGTGATGCTGGCTACACACCCCACAAGGGCCTCACCACTGAGGAGACCAAGTACCTTCGAGTGGCAGAAGCACTCCAC AAACTAAAGCTACAAAGTGGAGAGGTAGCCAGAGAAGAGCAGCAGCCGGCCTCAGCCCAGTCCACCCCGAGCAGTACACCTCGCTCTTCTCCGAAGCAGAAGTCCAG AGGCTGGTTCACTTCTGGTTCTTCCACAGCCTTACCTGGTCCAAATCCCAGCACCATGGATTCTGGAAGTGGGGATAAGGACAAAAACTCAGCAGATAAGTGGAGCCTTTTTGGACCAAGACCCCTCCAGAAGTCTGATTCAG GGGGTTTTGCCACCCAGACTTACAAAGGAGCCCAGAAGCCTTCTCCAATGGAATTGATGCGTGTCCAGGCCACCCGAATGGCTGAAGATCCAGCAACCTTTAAGCCACCCAAGATGGACATCCCAGCCATAGAAGGGAAGAAACAACCTCCTCGGACCCATAATCTCAAACCTCGTGATCTGAATGTGCTCACACCCACCGGCTTCTAA